From Bacillus pumilus, one genomic window encodes:
- a CDS encoding cysteine hydrolase family protein: MGKALVCIDYTVDFVADDGKLTCGKPGQAIEPKITEITSSFIDEGHFVVFAVDHHEEQDPYHPETKLFPPHNIRGTKGIELYGKLSSLFHTSKHLKHVYYMEKTRYSAFAGTQLEMKLRERGITELHLAGVCTDICVLHTAVDAYNKGFELVIHQNAVASFNEAGHEWALSHFEQSLGAKVVK, from the coding sequence ATGGGCAAAGCATTGGTTTGTATTGATTATACCGTTGATTTTGTTGCAGACGATGGAAAATTGACATGCGGAAAGCCTGGACAGGCGATTGAGCCTAAGATCACAGAGATCACTTCTTCGTTTATTGATGAAGGACACTTTGTCGTCTTTGCAGTCGATCATCATGAAGAGCAAGACCCTTATCATCCAGAGACAAAGTTATTTCCGCCCCATAATATTCGCGGGACAAAGGGAATTGAACTTTATGGCAAACTAAGTTCACTATTTCACACGTCAAAACATTTAAAACATGTCTACTATATGGAAAAAACAAGATACTCTGCTTTTGCAGGCACTCAATTAGAAATGAAACTGCGCGAACGCGGCATCACTGAACTTCATTTAGCCGGCGTATGTACCGATATTTGTGTACTTCATACAGCTGTTGATGCGTACAATAAAGGCTTCGAACTTGTGATTCACCAGAATGCTGTAGCGAGTTTTAATGAAGCGGGGCACGAGTGGGCACTTTCTCACTTTGAGCAGTCGCTTGGTGCGAAAGTGGTTAAGTAA
- a CDS encoding YueI family protein — MKEESVDFYLQQGIFGHAETKPDERRMFLGSLRERALLALTKGQVLRNKPYQEVEQVLKSNRQATVLLNGELSYASYSQYVKMANAAGCSFKVVNHYEAHSPFGLVIELSNAVNQEHIYIEDELFQKAFSHESVE; from the coding sequence ATGAAAGAAGAATCCGTAGACTTTTATTTGCAGCAAGGAATATTTGGACATGCTGAAACAAAACCCGATGAACGAAGAATGTTTCTCGGTTCATTAAGGGAACGAGCGCTTCTCGCCCTGACAAAGGGACAGGTATTACGAAATAAACCGTATCAAGAGGTCGAACAAGTATTAAAGTCCAACCGTCAGGCCACTGTTCTTTTAAATGGTGAGTTGTCCTATGCATCTTATTCTCAATATGTGAAAATGGCTAATGCCGCTGGATGTTCCTTTAAAGTGGTGAATCATTATGAGGCGCATTCTCCTTTTGGTCTTGTGATAGAGCTATCAAATGCGGTCAATCAAGAGCACATCTATATAGAAGATGAGCTGTTTCAGAAGGCTTTTTCTCACGAATCTGTTGAATAG
- a CDS encoding YueH family protein, which translates to MKIRKAHITSRQPKTYNVYLHENKKEYKTLVAVPDIEWSISIAYEDEKEQLIHTLEQSLMERAETDEARELALKIVHWVTEM; encoded by the coding sequence ATGAAAATTAGAAAAGCACACATCACAAGCCGGCAACCAAAGACCTACAATGTATATTTACATGAAAATAAAAAAGAATATAAAACGCTTGTTGCCGTACCTGACATTGAATGGAGTATATCCATTGCGTACGAGGACGAAAAAGAGCAGCTGATCCATACGCTCGAGCAATCCTTAATGGAAAGAGCAGAAACAGACGAAGCCCGTGAGCTTGCACTAAAGATTGTGCACTGGGTCACAGAAATGTAA
- a CDS encoding spore germination protein, with protein MPAIVGPIHIDRVYGNGAAHFGGVFPISPKSVDYSAGGSGTYHAGDLVQFFNSPNVTFVWDLNLISQQKSFNA; from the coding sequence ATGCCAGCGATTGTTGGACCTATTCATATAGATCGTGTGTACGGAAATGGGGCGGCACATTTCGGCGGTGTTTTTCCCATTTCGCCAAAAAGTGTTGATTACTCCGCCGGTGGTTCAGGTACCTATCATGCAGGGGACCTCGTCCAATTTTTTAACAGTCCAAACGTCACATTTGTTTGGGATTTAAATCTTATTAGTCAGCAAAAGAGCTTCAATGCGTAG
- a CDS encoding spore germination protein, which translates to MPAIVGPIHIESLGGNGAATFGDVLAIAPLAVNHSTGGAGAFNSGDYMSLTSDPNATMLWDFTLFDQPQSFNA; encoded by the coding sequence ATGCCTGCAATCGTTGGACCTATTCATATCGAGTCATTAGGAGGAAACGGTGCAGCTACTTTCGGTGATGTACTGGCCATTGCCCCTTTGGCTGTAAACCACTCCACTGGCGGGGCGGGAGCCTTTAATTCAGGTGATTATATGTCTCTTACAAGTGATCCTAATGCGACGATGCTTTGGGACTTCACATTGTTTGACCAGCCTCAATCATTTAATGCATAG
- a CDS encoding AI-2E family transporter has product MLKSKVHFWTFQILLVLLIVYVSTKVSFLFQPIILFASTLFVPILLAGILFFIFNPIVRFLSKKIPRTLAILIIYLLFIGLITFIVNAAGPVIVSQVGGLVKSFPGYVTDMQKFINDFSHSKTFTWMMNQDYVSVSKFEQTIVSTLKDLPENIASSMSAVFGVIANIALAVITVPFILFYMLKDGHKFPDKLVQFLPMPYRKEGLKIFKELNDTLAAYIQGQIVVCLFVGVACFIGYLLIGVKYALILGIIIAVTNVIPYLGPYLGAAPAVLIAFLDSPGKAVVTVIVILVVQQIDGNVISPLIIGKRLNTHPLTIILLLIGAGSFGGILGMIFAVPVYALLKAITLNIVRLVQLRQRSRKEQHLNV; this is encoded by the coding sequence TTGTTAAAATCTAAAGTTCATTTTTGGACATTCCAAATATTACTTGTTTTACTCATTGTCTATGTATCAACTAAGGTTTCGTTTTTATTTCAGCCGATTATTTTATTTGCATCAACACTGTTTGTCCCCATCTTACTGGCGGGTATTCTCTTTTTCATCTTTAATCCAATTGTTCGATTTTTGTCCAAGAAAATTCCTAGGACACTCGCTATCCTGATCATTTATCTCTTGTTCATTGGACTCATCACGTTCATCGTCAATGCTGCTGGACCGGTGATTGTCTCGCAGGTCGGTGGACTTGTCAAAAGCTTCCCTGGTTATGTGACGGACATGCAGAAGTTTATCAATGACTTTTCGCATTCTAAAACATTTACTTGGATGATGAACCAAGATTATGTGTCTGTCTCAAAATTTGAACAGACGATCGTTTCGACATTAAAAGATTTGCCGGAAAATATCGCTTCAAGTATGTCTGCTGTGTTTGGCGTGATTGCCAATATCGCTTTAGCCGTCATCACAGTTCCGTTCATTTTGTTTTATATGCTGAAAGACGGGCATAAGTTTCCGGACAAGCTCGTTCAATTTTTGCCAATGCCTTACCGTAAGGAAGGGTTGAAAATTTTTAAAGAATTAAACGACACACTTGCGGCTTACATACAGGGGCAGATTGTTGTCTGTTTATTTGTTGGAGTGGCTTGTTTTATCGGATACTTATTAATTGGTGTGAAATATGCGCTTATTCTTGGCATTATCATTGCGGTCACAAATGTGATTCCGTACCTTGGACCATATCTTGGCGCGGCACCAGCTGTGCTGATTGCCTTTCTTGATTCGCCTGGAAAAGCAGTGGTGACAGTGATTGTGATTCTTGTCGTTCAGCAAATTGACGGAAATGTCATTTCTCCATTGATCATTGGGAAACGCCTTAACACACACCCTTTGACCATTATCCTGCTGTTAATTGGTGCAGGAAGCTTTGGGGGAATCCTTGGCATGATCTTTGCAGTCCCTGTCTATGCACTGCTCAAAGCGATCACCCTAAATATTGTCAGATTGGTTCAGCTGCGTCAGCGGTCTCGTAAAGAACAGCATTTAAACGTATAG
- a CDS encoding YuzF family protein: MAQQGSPQLVSLVDPYVYQTLQKVVGMRLIVQTVKDTVRGKLKEVMPDHIVIEAGAKSVFYVRIQQIVSVMPDHSERV; the protein is encoded by the coding sequence ATGGCACAACAAGGAAGTCCACAGCTTGTTTCATTAGTTGATCCATATGTTTATCAAACATTGCAGAAAGTGGTCGGTATGAGATTAATTGTGCAAACAGTGAAAGATACGGTGCGTGGGAAATTGAAGGAAGTTATGCCGGATCATATTGTGATTGAAGCGGGGGCGAAATCAGTTTTTTATGTGCGGATCCAGCAAATCGTGTCGGTGATGCCTGATCACAGTGAAAGAGTGTAA